A genomic window from Lotus japonicus ecotype B-129 chromosome 1, LjGifu_v1.2 includes:
- the LOC130730233 gene encoding trihelix transcription factor PTL codes for MEMDDHQNHHHHHQQQQQQQQYSDLRYTHFPSIPPQPTAELFPAGHPNLTPAAAAAAHHHYEMMMFGRDIMPRCLHDFASTDSAAVAAAAAINTNMTSATPATTNSASTPPLSGLEAEAAVDASTGRWPRQETLTLLEIRSRLDPKFKEANQKGPLWDEVSRIMSEEHGYQRSGKKCREKFENLYKYYKKTKEGKAGRQDGKHYRFFRQLEALYGENSNNTASLPETNFGGTTVRFQTSNNHTLSQTNQDMFHSHQKHCDSLSLTNSTDFDSTSSEDNDDHSNVGLKDNDSMEKRRKRRSWKVKIKDFIDSQMRKLVEKQEEWLEKLTNTLEQKEKERVLREEEWRRQEGERLETEHKFWAKERAWIEARDAALMEALQKLTGNEVVIKTQSHHEGIMGTGIIQNQNNEDAESWPESEITRLGQLKTEMEARIRESGCPEEVMWEEIATKMACFGYERTPLMFKEKWESMSNCARNIAKDIGNKKRKENSRSCFYFDNNNDHQSSLYNQGGAFCDVNDQRQGTGRLQTNDGSSPSNSNVGNVVGAESCFPFLMSEGGNLWENYSLKMNKANQN; via the exons ATGGAAATGGATGATCATCAaaatcatcaccaccaccatcaacagcaacaacaacaacaacagtacTCTGATCTCAGGTACACTCATTTCCCCTCTATACCACCACAGCCCACGGCGGAGCTCTTCCCCGCCGGCCACCCGAATCTAACACCCGCCGCCGCCGCTGCAGCACACCATCACTATGAGATGATGATGTTTGGTCGTGATATAATGCCTCGTTGCCTTCATGACTTTGCCTCCACTGATTctgctgctgttgctgctgcCGCCGCCATCAACACTAACATGACCTCCGCCACTCCAGCCACCACCAACAGTGCTTCAACTCCGCCACTTAGTGGGTTGGAGGCTGAGGCTGCGGTTGACGCCTCCACTGGAAGATGGCCAAGACAGGAGACTCTTACTCTTCTTGAGATCAGATCTCGTTTAGACCCTAAATTCAAAGAGGCTAATCAAAAGGGTCCTCTATGGGATGAAGTTTCTAG GATCATGTCTGAAGAACATGGATACCAAAGGAGTGGGAAAAAGTGCAGGGAGAAGTTTGAGAACCTATACAAATATTACAAGAAGACAAAAGAAGGAAAAGCAGGAAGACAAGATGGGAAGCATTACAGATTCTTCCGGCAACTTGAAGCCTTATATGGTGAGAACAGTAACAACACAGCCTCACTTCCAGAAACCAATTTTGGCGGCACCACCGTCCGGTTCCAAACAAGCAACAACCACACCCTTTCTCAAACAAACCAAGACATGTTCCATTCTCATCAAAAGCACTGTGATAGCCTCAGCCTCACAAACTCCACTGACTTTGACTCCACATCATCAGAGGACAATGATGATCatagcaatgtgggactcaaggaCAATGATTCCATGGAGAAGAGGAGAAAGAGGAGAAGCTGGAAGGTGAAGATAAAGGATTTCATTGACTCTCAGATGAGGAAGCTGGTGGAGAAGCAAGAGGAGTGGTTGGAAAAACTCACTAATACACTGGagcagaaggagaaggagagggtTTTAAGAGAAGAAGAGTGGAGGAGGCAAGAAGGAGAAAGGTTGGAGACGGAGCACAAGTTTTGGGCTAAAGAGAGAGCATGGATTGAAGCAAGAGATGCTGCTTTAATGGAAGCTTTGCAAAAGCTAACAGGAAATGAAGTAGTTATAAAGACTCAATCTCATCATGAGGGTATAATGGGAACTGGCATAATTCAAAACCAGAATAATGAAGATGCTGAAAGCTGGCCAGAATCTGAGATCACAAGGCTTGGACAGTTGAAAACTGAGATGGAGGCAAGGATAAGGGAAAGTGGGTGTCCAGAAGAGGTTATGTGGGAGGAAATAGCTACCAAAATGGCTTGTTTTGGATATGAAAGGACTCCTTTGATGTTCAAGGAGAAATGGGAAAGTATGAGCAACTGTGCTAGGAATATTGCCAAGGACATTGGAAACAAGAAGAGGAAGGAAAACTCAAGAAGTTGTTTTTACTTTGATAATAACAATGATCACCAGTCTTCTCTATATAACCAAGGAGGTGCCTTTTGTGATGTCAATGATCAAAGGCAAGGGACTGGGAGGCTGCAAACAAATGATGGTTCTTCACCTTCTAATTCTAATGTTGGAAATGTTGTTGGGGCTGAGAGCTGCTTCCCCTTCTTGATGAGTGAGGGGGGAAATTTGTGGGAGAACTACAGCTTAAAGATGAACAAAGCAAACCAAAACTAA